From the genome of Castor canadensis chromosome 4, mCasCan1.hap1v2, whole genome shotgun sequence, one region includes:
- the LOC109692651 gene encoding gamma-crystallin E: MGKITFYEDRGFQGRHYECSSDHANLQPYFSRCNSVRVDSGCWMLYEQPNYSGCQYFLRRGDYPDYQQWMGLSDSIRSCRLIPYASSHRIRIYEREDYRGQMVEITEDCPCLQDRFHFSDIHSFHVLEGYWVLYEMPNYRGRQYLLRPGEYRRYQDWGAMNARVGSLRRVMDFY, translated from the exons ATGGGGAAG ATCACCTTCTACGAGGACCGCGGCTTCCAGGGCCGCCACTACGAGTGCAGCAGCGACCACGCCAACCTGCAGCCCTACTTCAGCCGCTGCAACTCGGTGCGCGTGGACAGCGGCTGCTGGATGCTCTATGAGCAGCCCAACTACTCGGGCTGCCAGTACTTCCTGCGGCGCGGGGACTACCCCGACTACCAGCAGTGGATGGGCCTCAGCGACTCCATCCGCTCCTGCCGCCTCATCCCCTAT GCCAGTTCCCACAGGATCAGGATCTATGAGCGAGAGGACTACAGAGGCCAGATGGTGGAGATCACTGAGGACTGCCCCTGTCTCCAAGATCGCTTCCACTTCAGTGACATTCACTCCTTCCACGTGCTGGAGGGGTACTGGGTCCTCTATGAGATGCCCAATTACCGGGGGCGGCAGTACCTGCTGAGGCCTGGGGAGTACAGGCGCTACCAAGACTGGGGAGCCATGAATGCCAGAGTGGGCTCTCTGAGGAGGGTCATGGAtttctattga